Proteins encoded within one genomic window of Bombus vancouverensis nearcticus chromosome 4, iyBomVanc1_principal, whole genome shotgun sequence:
- the Nup98-96 gene encoding nuclear pore complex protein Nup98-96 isoform X2 produces MFGQTGNTSFSSFNTPTQSSPFGQSAFGKPITTTSFGSGATPVFGSGNTSLFSSKPAGSTTGGLFGNTTTPPAFTQPSFGGFGTTNTNTNLFGSQQNASTNLFGTNTATSAFGQSNKPAGFGFGTTSGTNLFGQPQQSTQQTTPFGQSSTTGNTNLFGATPGFGNANTATTSITGTVVKFAPMITTDSMSKNGISHTISVRHCCIATMKEYESKSYEELRFEDYSVGRKGPSTGIFGAPAQPSPFGNAGAGTSTATTGFGGMSAGFGATTQSGSSGLFGKPISTFGTPSTTTTNNFAFNSTPSTNLFGSNTQNKPFGTAAPTPLFATSNTNQTAGTGFGGINTGQNTAFGSAFGSTQPNQSIGLFNQNKSAFNAPSTSSSTGFSTFGQTPMSNTGTPLFCSKSTGTIGFGVNSTFGSTAPSTFGTAPGFNAGQNSGTSLFNTPFKPAGQTSGFSFGSTSTPSSGLGTNTGLMLGSGSTLFGQQKSGGLFGNSGNNAPFNTSGTFGSSTFGNNTNVGTGIGTGLLGAGNTTNQVKSSGTVPVHQQILALVSAPFGDSPLLKNLLPASGKTEELLKPANAPSKLMNGQQYKVTADNKSPKIKTKVVTPAQLSKKSMFEGLEEEDPLSEAFQPRPNAKRLVLRPKSISNSIVPSPTESSQTVGKNLQSPGKGEEKSSVTNTYIENTTIETVDKENHSQDNNRQLVNDRRSSLSWLKTSLPRNGKNLDEESYETQRSLFSSPNALSEEMINNTVTELRPYANANSSNQKCSEINTSVDTSLKNSSLVDKTCTDIVTQNSDSSQELDESSFSTLQTSSWKPNAAKVTLKRAGYYTIPPLDKLDEYVRGETCIVPNFTVGREDYGNVYFPESFDIYGLNLDEIVHFRHKEVIIYPDDEKKPPIGEGLNRKAQVTLDQVWPHDKSLHKPITDPQRLAAMDYEEKLRRVSAKHDTRFLEYRPETGSWVFKVDHFSKYGLSDSDEEDNNVPTANDTKRLKLCATQQKCATKQEQSKVVSNKDTSKANGLKTANTDYSDLDARGLLLEAIVSRRSFRTDQNREKQLPISPTGENARILGTDSHKLQLMKASFFDGSDEEINEAYDQESNRALFLSDRRSSLRCFTNTPQKLDEDQDYEPIYSPMLRSNLTIHRTPTIAYEESTLSKTDSKLKRSMDIVAKTSTMYEKGLPDPSITPVTTILRCISEVIPLSKSIIHKLESRSVADIGIQMGRRFKPSWGRGLTLLTLSTKKQADDVLLNNSFEQIGSYVCGRSPEDTTSVGIVQRIQILGGSGTGEERIKTFKESIEGHLKIQLSHRVMNPDEDCLIFDVDTDINKASMALHAHCSLAEEFAEQFATDSFASYVANVWKLCVALWGNLPDINVATENSEDHSVVIARREAIGQWLRNVIRKTLVLEDTDINYETKILLLLSAFELEEACKIAREMGDHCLALLMAQLCSGMPIKVLTQQQIALWQNAGVDENLSLDRLKLFALVAGEPPSKHCPINVCEGFDWKRALAVHLWYFSSPTASIRDILDIYEASFDTTKTNDVYTSIPKPEYKGNNFELEINNGKPIYDLCFHLLKLFCTGNHTLGELLNPATHTADPMDYRLSWLMQQVLLALGYSHLSEHVAILTHVNFATQLEAYDLWHWAIFVMLHLKDAAKRKTAVMNLLQRHVEIDDASDCPDFIERETFLREELGIPSIWIHHAKAVKSYVAKRYGKAAFYFIQAEQWNKAHEIIIEYLAADVIINENYDYLRSLLRPLTPLECSSTVSGWTYQGQLLWEYMEITMNVESLLRNADPRGISSKLESLKQRLSNLPSKINQFPCLTAKHRLCQAEIAKRTIHLARNLLQLNENKSTSIYQLVSQLPLPEDYAQQELRFVINMCVNEIIY; encoded by the exons ATGTTTGGTCAAACTGGAAATACCTCTTTTA GTAGTTTTAATACACCGACGCAATCCAGTCCATTTGGGCAATCTGCGTTTGGTAAACCAATCACTACAACAAGTTTTGGTTCTGGTGCTACACCAGTCTTTGGCAGTGGTAATACTTCTCTCTTTAGTTCAAAGCCTGCAGGTTCTACCACTGGTGGTTTGTTCGGCAATACTACAACTCCACCTGCATTTACTCAACCATCTTTTGGAG gGTTTGGTACAACAAATACAAATACCAATTTATTTGGCTCTCAGCAGAATGCAAGTACAAATCTTTTTGGTACAAATACTGCAACGTCAGCATTTGGTCAGTCAAATAAACCAGCTGGATTTGGTTTTGGTACTACATCTGGTACAAATTTATTTGGACAACCCCAACAATCAACTCAGCAAACCACGCCTTTTGGGCAAAGCAGTACCACTGGAAATACAAATTTATTTGGTGCAACACCTG GTTTTGGCAATGCAAACACGGCAACCACAAGTATAACTGGTACTGTCGTTAAATTTGCTCCTATGATTACTACTGATTCCATGTCCAAGAATGGTATATCTCATACTATATCGGTGAGACATTGTTGCATTGCGACAATGAAAGAATATGAATCAAAATCGTACGAAGAGTTACGTTTCGAAGATTATTCTGTGGGACGAAAAG GACCCAGTACAGGAATCTTTGGTGCACCAGCACAACCTTCACCTTTTGGTAATGCAGGGGCAGGTACTAGTACTGCAACAACGG GCTTTGGTGGAATGAGCGCTGGCTTTGGAGCGACCACACAGTCTGGCTCAAGTGGTCTATTTGGAAAGCCTATAAGTACTTTTGGTACACCCtcgacaacaacaacaaataaTTTTGCTTTTAATTCTACTCCAAGCACTAATCTGTTTGGTTCTAATACCCAGAATAAACCATTTGGTA CAGCAGCTCCAACCCCACTTTTTGCAACCAGCAATACTAACCAAACTGCTGGTACAGGTTTCGGTGGCATTAATACGGGTCAAAACACTGCTTTCGGCTCCGCATTTGGTTCAACGCAACCGAATCAG AGTATTGGTCTATTTAACCAAAACAAATCAGCTTTTAACGCACCTTCCACATCGTCTAGCACTGGATTTTCCACTTTTGGTCAGACACCAATGAGCAATACGGGTACACCTTTATTCTGTTCTAAATCAACTGGAACGATAGGTTTCGGAGTAAATTCGACTTTCGGTTCGACTGCACCATCGACTTTTGGAACTGCACCAGGTTTCAATGCAGGTCAAAATTCCGGTACTTCGTTGTTTAATACACCTTTTAAGCCTGCAGGACAAACATCTGGATTTTCTTTTGGTTCAACTTCTACACCATCGTCCGGACTCg gtACAAATACGGGtttaatgttgggtagtggctCTACTTTATTTGGTCAGCAAAAATCAGGCGGTTTGTTCGGGAACAGTGGCAATAATGCACCGTTTAATACATCGGGGACGTTTGGATCTTCAACTTTCGGAAATAATACAAATGTAGGAACGGGTATTGGGACTGGATTACTCGGAGCTGG AAATACTACGAACCAAGTCAAAAGTTCCGGAACTGTCCCGGTGCATCAACAAATTTTAGCCTTGGTGTCAGCACCTTTCGGCGATTCAccgttattaaaaaatcttttacCA GCTTCCGGTAAAACAGAAGAGTTATTAAAACCGGCAAACGCGCCATCCAAATTAATGAATGGTCAACAGTATAAGGTTACTGCTGATAATAAATCTCCAAAAATCAAGACCAAAGTTGTTACTCCTGCACAATTATCTAAG AAGTCAATGTTCGAAGGTCTTGAAGAGGAAGATCCACTCTCGGAAGCATTTCAGCCTCGTCCAAATGCAAAGCGTTTGGTACTACGTCCGAAATCCATATCGAACTCAATAGTTCCATCGCCTACAGAAAGTTCACAAACTGTAGGGAAAAACTTACAATCTCCCGGAAAAGGAGAAGAGAAATCATCTGTAACAAATACATATATTGAAAATACAACTATTGAAACTGTAGATAAAGAAAATCATAGTCAAGATAATAATCGACAATTAGTAAACGATCGAAGATCATCTTTGTCTTGGTTGAAAACGAGCCTTCCacgaaatggaaaaaatttAGACGAAGAATCATACGAGACTCAACGGTCGCTATTTTCTAGTCCGAACGCATTGTCCGAAGAGATGATAAACAATACTGTTACTGAATTGCGACCTTATGCTAACGCCAATTCATCAAATCAAAAGTGCTCTGAAATTAACACATCTGTGGATACGTCTTTAAAGAATTCATCTCTCGTTGATAAAACATGTACGGACATTGTGACTCAAAACTCTGATTCGAGTCAAGAATTGGACGAAAGTTCCTTTTCGACGTTACAAACTTCGAGCTGGAAACCAAATGCAGCTAAAGTGACGCTGAAACGTGCTGGTTACTATACAATTCCGCCACTTGATAAATTAGACGAGTATGTTCGCGGTGAAACGTGTATTGTACCAAACTTCACTGTTGGGCGTGAAGATTATGGGAATGTGTATTTCCCTGAATCGTTTGATATATATGGCCTGAATTTAGACGAAATCGTACATTTTCGACACAAGGAAGTCATAATTTATCCAGACGATGAGAAGAAACCACCTATCGGAGAAGGATTAAATCGTAAAGCACAAGTTACTTTAGACCAAGTATGGCCACACGATAAATCTCTACATAAGCCTATTACCGATCCCCAACGTTTAGCTGCGATGGATTACGAGGAAAAATTACGGAGAGTGTCAGCGAAACATGATACTAGATTCTTAGAGTATCGACCTGAAACTGGTTCATGGGTTTTTAAG GTAGATCATTTTTCTAAATATGGCCTAAGCGATTCAGATGAAGAAGATAATAATGTCCCTACAGCGAATGACACGAAAAGATTAAAATTGTGTGCAACTCAACAAAAATGTGCAACCAAGCAGGAGCAGTCAAAAGTAGTTTCA aATAAAGATACTTCCAAGGCCAATGGTTTGAAAACAGCGAATACAGACTATTCAGATTTAGATGCACGTGGACTTCTCTTGGAAGCAATTGTCTCACGCCGGTCGTTTAGAACAG ATCAGAATCGTGAAAAACAACTACCAATAAGTCCAACTGGTGAGAATGCTCGCATTTTGGGTACAGACAGTCATAAACTGCAATTAATGAAGGCCAGCTTCTTTGATGGTAGCGACGAAGAGATTAACGAGGCTTATGATCAAG AATCGAATCGCGCGTTATTTCTTTCCGATCGTAGAAGTTCTTTGCGATGTTTCACCAATACGCCACAAAAGTTAGATGAAGATCAAGACTACGAACCAATTTACAGTCCGATGTTACGATCTAATTTGACAATTCATCGGACGCCAACTATTGCTTATGAAGAATCGACCCTTTCGAAGACAG ATTCCAAATTGAAACGCTCCATGGACATCGTTGCTAAGACATCAACGATGTATGAAAAAGGTTTACCGGATCCTTCGATAACTCCAGTGACTACAATTCTTCGATGTATTTCTGAAGTGATTCCGTTATCAAAATCTATTATACATAAACTGGAGTCTCGTTCTGTTGCTGATATTG GCATACAAATGGGAAGAAGGTTTAAACCAAGCTGGGGACGTGGTTTAACATTACTTACACTGAGTACGAAAAAACAGGCTGACGATGTActattaaataattcttttgAACAAATTGGATCTTACGTATGTGGTCGTTCTCCAGAAGATACAACATCCGTTGGGATAGTCCAACGTATACAAATTTTGGGTGGTAGTGGGACCGGCGAAGAACGCATTAAGACATTCAAA GAAAGTATAGAAGGTCATCTAAAAATTCAGCTGTCACATCGTGTAATGAATCCAGATGAAGACTGTCTAATTTTTGACGTAGATACAGATATTAATAAGGCGAGCATGGCTTTACACGCACATTGTAGTTTAGCCGAAGAATTTGCAGAACAGTTTGCCACAGATTCCTTTGCTTCCTATGTTGCTAACGTTTGGAAACTCTGTGTAGCTCTTTGGGGAAATTTACCTGATATAAACGTTGCCACag aaaattcagAAGACCATAGCGTCGTAATTGCGCGGCGAGAGGCAATCGGGCAATGGTTAAGAAACGTTATACGAAAAACTCTCGTGTTGGAGGATACGGatattaattatgaaacaaAGATATTGCTTTTACTATCTG CTTTCGAATTAGAAGAGGCGTGTAAAATTGCAAGAGAAATGGGTGATCATTGTTTGGCTTTATTGATGGCGCAGCTGTGTAGTGGAATGCCAATAAAGGTATTAACACAGCAGCAAATTGCATTATGGCAAAATGCCGGTGTTGATGAAAACCTCTCGTTAGATCGGCTAAAGCTTTTTGCACTTGTGGCGGGTGAACCACCTAGTAAACATTGCCCAATCAATGTCTGTGAAGGCTTTGATTGGAAGAGAGCGTTAGCTGTTCATTTGTG GTATTTCTCATCTCCGACTGCCTCTATAAGAGACATATTAGACATTTACGAGGCCTCCTTCGATACAACCAAGACAAATGACGTTTATACGTCGATACCGAAACCTGAATACAAAGGAAATAATTTCGAACTTGAAATAAATAATGGGAAACCAATATATGATCTCTGTTTTCATCTTTTAAAGTTATTTTGCACTGGCAATCATACGTTGGGTGAATTATTGAATCCAGCAACACATACTGCTGATCCAATGGATTACAGACTCAG TTGGCTGATGCAGCAAGTACTTTTAGCTTTGGGTTATTCACATCTTTCGGAACATGTTGCCATCTTGACACATGTTAATTTTGCAACACAATTAGAAGCATATGATCTCTGGCATTGGGCCATATTCGTAATGTTACATTTAAAAGATGCCGCAAAAAGGAAGACTGCGGTAATGAATTTGTTGCAACGGCATGTCGAAATAGACGATGCTAGTGATTGTCCTGATTTTATCGAGAGAGAAACGTTTTTACGAGAAGAATTGGGTATACCTTCGATTTGGATTCACCATGCGAAAGCCGTGAAAAGTTACGTAGCTAAAAG ATACGGGAAAGCAGCTTTCTATTTTATACAAGCAGAACAGTGGAATAAGGCGCATGaaattattattgaatatttagcAGCAGATGTTATAATAAACG AAAATTACGATTACCTGCGCAGCTTATTGCGTCCACTGACTCCTTTAGAATGCAGTAGCACTGTAAGTGGTTGGACATATCAAGGACAATTACTCTGGGAATATATGGAAATAACTATGAATGTTGAATCTTTGCTACGTAATGCCGATCCACGTGGAATAAGTTCTAAATTGGAATCACTAAAACAACGATTGTCAAATCTTCCTTCCAAAATCAATCAATTTCCATGTTTAACTGCGAAACACAG GCTTTGTCAAGCGGAAATTGCAAAGAGAACGATACACTTAGCTAGGAATTTGTTACAACTGAACGAGAATAAATCTACGTCGATATATCAACTGGTATCTCAATTACCATTGCCGGAAGACTATGCACAACAAGAGCTTCGTTTTGTCATTAATATGTGCGTGAACGAAATTATATATTAA